One Fictibacillus halophilus genomic window, TAGCGATGGCACCTGCATTACAGATCGTCATCACAGCATCTCCGTCTTGAAGTAGCGATAAGGCGTACTCACCGATCTTTCTGCAAGTATTCTCGTCTTCTTCTTGAATTAAAAGTGCTTCAGCTTCAATGTTTTTTTTCGCTTCTTCTACAGAAGCGGATCGTTCGGCAGATGCCACAACACGGTCTAAAGCCCAAAATAAATTAACAGCTGTCGGGCGAGAGGAGGCTAAGTAATCTCTTTGTTTTTGCAATTGATTTAAAAACAAAGCATGATCAATCTCTTTTTCGGAATTACTCCAAAGTGCGAGTCCGAATGCTGCTGCGATTCCGATCGCTGGTGCGCCTCGAACTTTAAGCTTAGAAATTGCGTCCCACACGTGTTCTATCGTGGTTACGTTTAAGTAGACCGTGTGATGGGGAAGTTGTTGTTGATCTAATATAAGAAGATGGTCACCTCTGTATCTAACAGAAGGGACCCACTTTTCAGCTACAGTCATGTTTTAAGCACCTCTAATCCAGTCAGTAAGTTCTGTGATGTTTGTAAGTTTTCTTTGATTCTTAATAAGTTTTGCACCTAACTCAAGAGCTGTTTTTTTATAAAAGAGCTCGACCTCTCTTTTTGAAATAGAGTCTAGATCCGCCACATGTGCAAGTCCTATCGTTCTTCTAATGATTTCACATCCAGCAAAACCAATCGCTTCTTGGAACGTTTTTTGCAAGAAGCTCTCAAGTACACCTTCAGTCTTAGCAAAAGGATCAGTCGCTTTCTCGTTCCAAAGCTGTGTGAACGTTTCTCTGTATGTTTCCCACGTCTTTTCAATCGTTTGTAAAAGATAAGACTGTATAGAGTCACGATGAAACGGCTCTTTTGCATGAGCATTTTGAGAGAGGTGATTAAGTGCAAGGTTAGCTATGAAGTGAGCGATATCAAATCCTGCTGGTCCGTAGAACGCAAATTCTGGATCGATCACTTTAGTTGAATCACTTTTCACAAAAATACTTCCAGAATGCAGATCTCCGTGAAGAAGAACTTCAGCTTTTGTTAAGAAGGCTAGTCGTAGTTGAGCCACTTCTTTTAAAAGCTCTTTGTCGTTCCAAATTCGATCAACATCAGGTTGAAGTTCAGCAGGGAAGTCGTTCGTTTCGATGTTGAAAAAAGGATCTGTGAACACTAAGTCTTCCGTGATTTTACAAAGTTCGGGATTTGAAAATTTTCTCACTTGTTCTTTTTTCTCAAACGGATGCAGATAGAAATCGCTAGAGTAAAAAGCTGTTTTAGCAGCAAACGTTCCAATGTCTTCAGCAAGTTGTGGGTAAATTTGTCCTTCAATAAGCCCTTTTCGAAGGATGACATGATCAGACAAATCTTCCATAACTGTGACAGCAAGTGCTGAATCTGAAAATAAAACCTTCGGAACTAAGTGAGGAACGGATTCAGCTTCTTTTAATAAAGCATCGCTCTCGATTCGGGCCCGATCTAGTGTGAGCGGCCAGCTTTCTCCAACCACTTTTGCGTAAGGAAGTGCTTGTTTGACGATCAATGCTTTTTTGGAAGTTGCGCTTTCTATATGAAAAACAAGGTTTAAGTTGCCATCTCCAATCTCTCTAACATGCAGTTGGTTTTGTTCGGATGCATCAAAAAAATCTAAAGGTTTTACCACATCAAGGACTGTCAGTTCGTTTAACGGTTCGTATGTAGGTCTTACTTGTACGCTCATTTTTTGTTCCCCCCGGAAAGTTTTTTACAAATAAAAAGAGCCTCTTTTCGTATAAGAAAAGAGGCTCGGAATGATCATTTTCCGCGCCTCTTATCTTAGCAAAACAAAATGTTTCGCCGGAATTAGCACCGTGCCATGCGCTGAACTTAATCAGCGGCTCCCCATATAATGCGGGCGCCCCATCTTGCAATGGTATTACGGTCGGTTGCTGGGTTTCATCGGGCCATATCCCTCCACCTGCTCTTGATAAGAGACCAAAATTATTTGATTTTTCAATGCGCAACAATATTCACGCAATTCATAATCGTTATACTACAACGTTAAGTTAAGATCTGTCAACACTAAATTTTTAAAATGGATTTAATACAGATCTGTTCGACGGTCGTTAAAAACAGGAACCTTTACACGGACATCGTCTACTAATTCAGGAAAGATCTCAGCTGTGATGATCTCCTCATCGTGCACAGAACCTTCAGCGATGATATCTCCCCACGGGTCGATAACCAATGATTGACCAGCAAACGTGTTTTTAGGATCGCTTCCTACACGGTTACAAGCAATCACATAACATTGATTCTCTATAGCACGTGCGATAAGCAAGGCACGCCAATGAGATTGTCTTTGAATCGGCCATTCGGCGGGAACGAATAAGATCTTAGCCCCGTTTAAGAACGGTGCGCGAATCCATTCAGGAAATCGAATGTCATAACAGATAGAAAGAGTGGAGAGATTACCGTCAATTGTAAACAGCGTATTGTTTTTTCCTGGCGAGATATATTTCTCTTCTTCCATCAGTGTGATCAGATGAGCTTTTGAGTAGGTGCCGATCTGTTCACCGTTACGGTTGTAAGTCAGAGATGTATTATAGACTAAGTCCTCTTCACGGTATGCGATAGACCCTCCGACAATATTGATATTAAGCTCTTTTGATAAGGAGCTTAACCATTGTTTCGCTTTTACGCCATTGTGATCGCTAATCTCATCTAAGCGGGTTAGGTCATATCCGGTATCCCATAGTTCTGGCAGAACGATTGTATCAGGATGGTGCTGTTCAACCGCTTCACGAATTTTATTTTCAATGTGTTCATAATTTTTTTCAGGTTTGCCATATTGAATGTCAACTTGAATGCAGGCAATTTTCATGATTGTACCCTCCAGATTGTAAAAAAAGTCTTTACAGAATTTATTTAAGCGTATAACATAACTGATTAGAATTTCAAGAACATTCAAATTAGACTGGAAGTGATCGTCGTGAAACGTTTTGAGCAGGCAGAAGTGATGGGGAAACTGCCAGAGCAATTTTTCGCCAAGCTTGTAAAAAAAGTATCTCACTATGTGGAGCAAGGCTATGACGTTATTAATCTAGGACAAGGAAATCCCGATCAACCCACTCCGCAGCATATTGTAGATGCGTTAAAAGAGGGAGCAGATCGAGCTGATTTCCATAAGTATTCACCGTTTCGCGGACATGGATTTTTGAAGCAGGCAGCAGCCGATTTTTATAAACGAGAATATGGTGTGACACTTGATCCCGAGAAAGAAGTAGCGATACTCTTTGGAGGGAAAGTGGGCTTAGTAGAGTTATCACAATGTTATTTAAACCAAGGTGATGTTGCACTCGTTCCAGATCCGGGATACCCGGATTATTGGTCAGGTGTTGCAATGGCCGGTGCTAAGATGGAGACAATGCCCTTAAGAAAAGAAAATGATTTTCTGCCGAAGTATGATGAATTACCTGAAACGGTATTGAACAAAGCCAAGCTTATGTTCTTAAACTATCCGAACAACCCAACTGCCGGTGTTGCAACTGAATCATTTTTTAAAGAGACAGTAGAGCTCGCTAACAAACATGATATTCTTGTGTGTCATGATTTTGCTTATGGTGCTATCGGATTTGATGGACAAAAGCCGGTTAGTTTTCTACAGGTAGAAGGAGCAAAGGACGTAGGAATAGAAATCTATACCCTTTCCAAAACGTATAACATGGCAGGATGGCGCGTTGGTTTCGCGGTTGGAAATGAATCTGTCATTGAATCTATTAACCTTCTTCAAGATCATTTTTATGTAAGCTTGTTTGGAGCGGTCCAGCATGCTGCGGCTGAGGCATTGAACGGATCACAGCAATGTGTGGATGAACTGGTAGATACATATGAAAGTCGTCGAAATGCATTCATCGGACGTTTGAATGAAAACGGATGGAACGTGGAATCGCCAAAAGGTTCATTCTTCTGTTGGCTGCCTGTACCTGAAGGGTATACATCTGAAACGTTCGCCGACTATTTGCTTGAGAAAGCACATGTCGTCGTCGCACCAGGAATCGGATTTGGAAGTGAAGGCGATCGATATGTACGTGCCGGTCTATTAACGTCTGAAGAACGTTTGATCGAGGCTGCTGATCGAATTACTAAATTATTTTAGAAGTTTTATTTAATTCTTTATCCTCTTTGATTAGTTGAAAGCGAGTATCTGGAACGGAGATCAACATCTTTCAAAAACTTTAAAGCTTACTAATAGGATATTAAAGGTTTTGGTTGACAGATCCTTCATACCCTGTCATAATCACAATTAAAATTATATTCTAACAATTTGCACTCTTATTAAGAGCAGGTGGAGGGACTAGCCCGATGAAACCCGGCAACCATTCGGTTAACTATGATTAGCTGAAAACGGTGCTAATTCTTGCAGTCGAGCGTTTGGCTGAGAGATAAGAGGAAGCGGAACTGTCAATATGAAGACACCCCTTCCTCGTGAAGGGGTTTTTTGCGTTTTTGAAAGGAGAACTACAAACATGAGTAAAATTACAGCAACGTATTTAGTACATGATAAAAAAGAAAACCTACAAAAAAAAGCCGAAGGAATCGCGCTCGGACTTACTGTAGGTTCATGGACAGATCTTCCTCAACTTGAGCAAGAACAGCTAAAAAAACATAAAGGTAATGTGGAAGAAGTGATCGAACTTCCTGAAGATCCACGTGCTGATCAATTTTTAGGAAGTCATAGAACACGAGGCTTGCTTAAGATTTCCTACCCATCAGCGAACTTTTCAAATGATCTTCCAGCTATTCTAACTACAGTTTTTGGTAAACTTTCGTTAGATGGTGAGATCAAGCTCGTAGATTTAGAGTTTGATAGAGATTTAGAACAACATTTTCCCGGACCAAAGTTTGGAATAACAGGAATTCGAGATATCATAGGTGTCCATAACCGCCCACTTGTTATGAGTATTTTTAAAGGGGTACTTGGAAAAGATCTATCATTCTTCAAGCAACAATTATATGAGCAGGCTTTAGGTGGGGTAGATCTTGTGAAAGATGATGAAATTCTTTTTGAGAATCCACTTACTCCTTTTGAAGAAAGAGTAAAAATTGCTAAAGAAGTCTTAAAGTCCGTTCATGAACAAACAGGTGAAAAGACGCTTTACGCAGTAAACCTGACAGGCAGAACGAGTGAACTTCGAGATAAAGCCCGGCGCGCAGCAGAATTAGGAGCTAATGCATTACTATTTAACGTTTTGTCCTACGGGCCAGATGTATTGCAAGAATTGGCAGAGGATAAAGAGATTCCGCTTCCAATCATGGCACATCCTGCATTATCCGGAGCTATAGGATCATCGTCTCTCTACGGAATTGGTTACTCCGTATTATTAGGCAAACTGCTTCGTTATGCAGGAGCAGATCTTGTGTTGTTCCCATCACCATATGGAAGCGTAGCACTTGATCGTAATGAAACGTTAAGCATTGCAGAGTCATTAACTACAGATCGCATCTCTTTAAACAAGTCGTTTCCAGTGCCGTCGGCTGGTATCCACCCCGGTTTAACACCGGTTCTATTCAATGACTTCGGATTGGACAGTGTTATAAACGCGGGTGGGGGAATACATGGTCATCCAG contains:
- a CDS encoding 2,3-diketo-5-methylthiopentyl-1-phosphate enolase codes for the protein MSKITATYLVHDKKENLQKKAEGIALGLTVGSWTDLPQLEQEQLKKHKGNVEEVIELPEDPRADQFLGSHRTRGLLKISYPSANFSNDLPAILTTVFGKLSLDGEIKLVDLEFDRDLEQHFPGPKFGITGIRDIIGVHNRPLVMSIFKGVLGKDLSFFKQQLYEQALGGVDLVKDDEILFENPLTPFEERVKIAKEVLKSVHEQTGEKTLYAVNLTGRTSELRDKARRAAELGANALLFNVLSYGPDVLQELAEDKEIPLPIMAHPALSGAIGSSSLYGIGYSVLLGKLLRYAGADLVLFPSPYGSVALDRNETLSIAESLTTDRISLNKSFPVPSAGIHPGLTPVLFNDFGLDSVINAGGGIHGHPDGAAGGARAFRQAIDAVVKGKDFESFAEKHTELQKALELWGGVPVK
- a CDS encoding pyridoxal phosphate-dependent aminotransferase is translated as MKRFEQAEVMGKLPEQFFAKLVKKVSHYVEQGYDVINLGQGNPDQPTPQHIVDALKEGADRADFHKYSPFRGHGFLKQAAADFYKREYGVTLDPEKEVAILFGGKVGLVELSQCYLNQGDVALVPDPGYPDYWSGVAMAGAKMETMPLRKENDFLPKYDELPETVLNKAKLMFLNYPNNPTAGVATESFFKETVELANKHDILVCHDFAYGAIGFDGQKPVSFLQVEGAKDVGIEIYTLSKTYNMAGWRVGFAVGNESVIESINLLQDHFYVSLFGAVQHAAAEALNGSQQCVDELVDTYESRRNAFIGRLNENGWNVESPKGSFFCWLPVPEGYTSETFADYLLEKAHVVVAPGIGFGSEGDRYVRAGLLTSEERLIEAADRITKLF
- the mtnK gene encoding S-methyl-5-thioribose kinase; translation: MSVQVRPTYEPLNELTVLDVVKPLDFFDASEQNQLHVREIGDGNLNLVFHIESATSKKALIVKQALPYAKVVGESWPLTLDRARIESDALLKEAESVPHLVPKVLFSDSALAVTVMEDLSDHVILRKGLIEGQIYPQLAEDIGTFAAKTAFYSSDFYLHPFEKKEQVRKFSNPELCKITEDLVFTDPFFNIETNDFPAELQPDVDRIWNDKELLKEVAQLRLAFLTKAEVLLHGDLHSGSIFVKSDSTKVIDPEFAFYGPAGFDIAHFIANLALNHLSQNAHAKEPFHRDSIQSYLLQTIEKTWETYRETFTQLWNEKATDPFAKTEGVLESFLQKTFQEAIGFAGCEIIRRTIGLAHVADLDSISKREVELFYKKTALELGAKLIKNQRKLTNITELTDWIRGA
- a CDS encoding carbon-nitrogen family hydrolase, producing MNVLEILISYVIRLNKFCKDFFYNLEGTIMKIACIQVDIQYGKPEKNYEHIENKIREAVEQHHPDTIVLPELWDTGYDLTRLDEISDHNGVKAKQWLSSLSKELNINIVGGSIAYREEDLVYNTSLTYNRNGEQIGTYSKAHLITLMEEEKYISPGKNNTLFTIDGNLSTLSICYDIRFPEWIRAPFLNGAKILFVPAEWPIQRQSHWRALLIARAIENQCYVIACNRVGSDPKNTFAGQSLVIDPWGDIIAEGSVHDEEIITAEIFPELVDDVRVKVPVFNDRRTDLY